In Pseudoalteromonas tetraodonis, the genomic window TGCTAGGCGCGCCGTGTTGCTCACTTGAGATTGGATCATAATAGTACCTCTTACAATGGTTGGTTAAACAGCTACAGGAAGCTGAATTGGATATGCACGAACATCGGTATGTTCGGCAAGGGAAACAAACGTATTCGTTGCGCCATTTAAAGCTTCAATGCCGCCAGATTCGATATCATAAACCCAGCCATGTAATGCCAAGCGACCTTCGCCAAGCGCAAGACGCACCGATGGATGGGTTTTAATGTTTTCAAGTTGTGCGATAACGTTTTCGCGTACCATAGCTTCAATGCGCTCACGTTCATTTGCGTGATTGCGCGCTTCATTGACAATGCGAGCTGAGTCGGCGTAACGCAGCCAACTGCCAACAGCAGGCATGTTATCCATGCACTTACAGGTTGCTATTGCCGTCATTGCTCC contains:
- a CDS encoding carbonic anhydrase, whose amino-acid sequence is MKDIIEGFLKFQSDAYPERADLFKNLATKQNPRTLFISCSDSRLVPELVTQREPGGLFVIRNAGNIVPSYGPEPGGVSASVEYAVTALQVTDVVICGHSDCGAMTAIATCKCMDNMPAVGSWLRYADSARIVNEARNHANERERIEAMVRENVIAQLENIKTHPSVRLALGEGRLALHGWVYDIESGGIEALNGATNTFVSLAEHTDVRAYPIQLPVAV